One window of Deinococcus humi genomic DNA carries:
- a CDS encoding NPCBM/NEW2 domain-containing protein, producing the protein MPQSQRSAFSLTALALTLTLAACSQQPAAPQPQADQRDGSQFVYDGTDHSWVSDDNGLVDAGGSLKAQELNDGDNLLSYEPWTAATNGWGPIERNMSNGEKGSSDGDPLSINGKKYDSGFGIHANSSMTFNLNGQCSRFISDVGLDDEVGSRGSVIFQVYADGTKLFDSGTMNGSDAAKTVNVDVSGRKELKLVVTDAGDNVDYDHADWGGAMLTDCETSGTPAPTPTPTPAPTPSPMPDTNVQYSGPLVITKGGTYRGNWQSLDPSTPAVYVKTSEPVIIEGSNLRGRGELIRGWFMNLTVRNSNGYGMNPNVYG; encoded by the coding sequence ATGCCCCAATCCCAACGCTCCGCTTTCTCCCTGACCGCTCTCGCACTGACCCTGACCCTGGCCGCCTGCTCCCAGCAGCCTGCCGCGCCCCAGCCCCAGGCAGATCAACGGGATGGCAGCCAGTTCGTCTACGACGGCACGGACCACTCGTGGGTTTCTGATGACAATGGGCTGGTCGATGCCGGGGGCAGCCTGAAGGCCCAGGAGCTTAATGATGGCGATAACCTGCTGAGCTATGAGCCGTGGACGGCCGCCACCAACGGTTGGGGTCCGATCGAGCGGAACATGAGCAACGGCGAGAAGGGTTCCTCAGATGGGGATCCGCTGAGCATCAATGGGAAGAAGTACGACAGCGGGTTTGGCATCCACGCCAACTCGTCGATGACCTTCAACCTGAACGGTCAGTGCAGCCGCTTTATCAGCGATGTCGGCCTCGACGACGAGGTGGGCAGCCGCGGCAGCGTCATCTTCCAGGTCTACGCCGACGGCACCAAGCTCTTCGACAGCGGCACGATGAACGGATCGGACGCGGCGAAGACGGTCAACGTGGACGTTTCCGGTCGCAAAGAACTCAAGCTGGTGGTCACCGATGCTGGCGACAACGTCGACTACGACCACGCCGACTGGGGCGGGGCCATGCTCACCGACTGTGAAACCTCCGGTACGCCTGCCCCGACGCCCACCCCCACGCCTGCTCCCACCCCGTCGCCCATGCCCGACACCAACGTGCAGTACAGCGGTCCGCTGGTGATTACCAAGGGTGGCACCTACCGTGGCAACTGGCAGAGCCTGGATCCCTCCACCCCGGCGGTCTACGTCAAGACCAGCGAGCCAGTCATCATCGAAGGCTCCAACCTGCGCGGCCGTGGCGAACTGATCCGCGGCTGGTTCATGAACCTGACGGTGCGCAACTCCAACGGCTACGGCATGAATCCCAATGTCTACGG
- a CDS encoding DHA2 family efflux MFS transporter permease subunit — translation MSLSAESLPPQGRAVILILLIATFVVILNETILNVALPRLMVDLKVTAGTAQWLSTAFMLTMAVVIPVTGFLLQRLSTRTVFISAMALFCVGTGLAAISPGFVPLLLARIVQASGTAIMLPLLITTVLTLVPERTRGAVMGQTSIVISVAPAIGPTISGLILQTFSWRAMFLFVLPIALGTLFYGARMLRNVGTPRHLSLDVLSVLLSALGFGGLVYALSRFGEDGLGNPGVSVPLMVGTVALVAFLWRQAHLIRTGEPLLDLRAFGFPVFTLGVGLMVIAMMALFGGLILLPLYLQNLRGLNTLQTGLLLLPGGLVMGLCAPAVGRLYDRLGPRPLVVPGSLLMTAVLFGLGRIDAGTPIWTLLALHLTLSAGLALLFTPVFTSALSPLPPQLYSHGSAILSTLQQVAGAAGVALLVTLMVGRTARLSAQGSAPLTAQIGGLQLAFTVAGVIAALAVILAVFLKRTPQDSSGEPLPQPSD, via the coding sequence TCTGCTGAATCCCTGCCCCCTCAGGGCCGCGCCGTGATCCTGATCCTGTTGATCGCCACCTTCGTGGTGATCCTGAACGAAACGATCCTGAACGTCGCTCTGCCGCGCCTGATGGTCGACCTGAAGGTCACGGCTGGCACTGCGCAGTGGCTCTCAACTGCTTTCATGCTGACCATGGCGGTGGTCATCCCCGTCACCGGCTTTCTGCTCCAGCGCCTGAGCACCCGCACCGTGTTCATCAGCGCCATGGCGCTGTTCTGCGTGGGCACTGGGCTCGCGGCGATTTCACCCGGCTTCGTGCCGCTGCTGCTGGCCCGCATCGTGCAGGCCAGTGGCACGGCGATCATGTTGCCACTGCTGATCACCACTGTGCTGACCCTGGTGCCCGAACGCACGCGCGGGGCAGTGATGGGCCAGACCAGCATCGTGATCTCGGTGGCCCCCGCCATCGGCCCGACCATCTCGGGTCTGATCCTGCAAACCTTCTCGTGGCGGGCGATGTTCCTGTTCGTGCTGCCGATTGCGTTGGGAACGCTGTTCTACGGAGCGCGCATGCTCCGGAACGTGGGCACGCCACGGCACCTGAGCTTGGACGTGCTCTCGGTGCTGCTCTCGGCACTGGGCTTCGGGGGGCTGGTTTATGCCCTGAGCCGTTTCGGCGAGGACGGTCTGGGCAATCCTGGCGTGAGTGTGCCGCTGATGGTTGGTACAGTGGCCCTAGTGGCCTTTCTGTGGCGGCAGGCCCATCTGATCCGGACGGGTGAGCCACTGCTTGATCTGCGTGCTTTCGGCTTTCCGGTGTTCACCCTGGGCGTCGGCCTGATGGTGATTGCCATGATGGCGCTCTTTGGGGGCCTGATCCTACTGCCGCTTTACCTGCAGAACCTGCGTGGCCTGAACACCCTGCAGACCGGCCTGCTGCTGCTGCCGGGCGGGCTGGTCATGGGCCTGTGTGCCCCCGCCGTTGGGCGGCTCTACGATCGCCTGGGGCCGCGCCCTCTGGTGGTCCCGGGTAGTCTGCTCATGACAGCGGTGCTGTTTGGCCTGGGCCGCATCGATGCGGGCACGCCGATCTGGACACTGCTGGCCCTACACCTGACCCTTAGCGCGGGGCTGGCGTTGCTGTTCACGCCGGTGTTCACCTCGGCGCTCTCGCCGTTGCCGCCGCAGTTGTACTCGCATGGCAGCGCCATCCTGAGCACGCTGCAACAGGTGGCGGGCGCGGCGGGCGTGGCCTTACTGGTCACCTTGATGGTTGGCCGCACCGCCCGTCTGAGCGCTCAGGGCAGCGCCCCGCTGACTGCCCAGATTGGCGGCCTGCAACTGGCCTTCACCGTGGCGGGCGTGATTGCCGCGTTGGCGGTGATCCTGGCGGTGTTCCTGAAGCGGACGCCGCAAGATTCGTCCGGCGAGCCCCTGCCCCAGCCCAGCGATTGA